AGAGGTTAAAAAGATGTAATTAAATTAGTGTTAAGTGTTTGAGTTAAAACAAAAGGTGGGAAAAAGTGAGAGTGAAAAATATGGTATGTAAGGATCTATGATGTTATTTATCTGGTAGCTTCGATGATTCTATGGATAAATTAAGAATCTTTATTGTCGAAGAACAATTGTAAATCGAATCAAACTTCAATGGGCCTTGGGCCTGGAAGCCCATTGACCCAGATTCCTAATTTTGTGTCTTTAACCCATGAACTGAGGGTAAAGTGAATGAATATTTCAACTACAGAATTTTTGTAGAGTTTGTATGCAAGGAAAATAATGGGTTAAAAATAAGGTAAAAGGTTGGCTCTATGAAGACTCAACACAAAACTACATCTCTTCCCTCAAAGCGATATTACAAAAAACAAATTCCTCAGCTAAGCTGGGTGACCACCTTCAGCAGCAAGCTTTAATCTTTGGTGATGCTCCGTTACCTTATAATCAACAATTTCTGTTAACAATGTGGAGTCCAAAACACAGTCTGGCCGACCATAGACAGCTGCTTGAACGCTGGCCATCAGCTTTGCAATCTCACGACCGGAGAATCCTTCAGTTTTTTGGGCTGCTTCTTGGAGCACGTCATCAGTTATGTCTCTTATGATTATTTGTTGGGGGCTTTTCTTGAAGGAAAACAGTTGTTGGGATGTGGCCTTATTTTGATTGCTTAGGTACTTGTTTAGATACAGCTTAAGTAGTTTGAAGCGCTCTTCCTCACCAGGCAGTGGGAACTCAATTACTTCATCCATTCGGTCGGTCACGGCACTGTCGAGATCGCCTGGTCTGTTTGTTGCAAGTACAAGAACTATGTCTCTTGACTGATCACCAGTTCGGAACAGCAATGCATTTAGAGCACTTCGCTGAGCTTCACTCATCCGTGTACTATTGCGCCTGCATTAATAAAATGGTCACTTGAAGATGATTCCTTCGTAAATATTATGCTATCAAAGGCATACCCTGATATTTCAGCTAAAAATGTACTACTTTCATGCTAAttcaacattaaaaaaatttggtaAGTAAATCTCAAAAGAAGAGCTTAACAGAATAACAGGATAACTTTTTACATGCtgctttttcctttttgttaggGGGACAGACGTGGGGGACTTACTCGCAGAGAAAAGCATCTGCCTCGTCGATGAAAAGCAGTAAGCCTTTCCTTGAATTTTTAGCCCAGTCAAATATTTGGTGTATTTTTGTAACAGCTTGTGGGCCCAAAGGTGCAACATCTCCTCCAGTCATCATGGCATAATCCAAACCCTGTGGAAACAAAAGGTATCGGAGATGTCAACATGATAGTAACGTTGAACCAACTTATCCCTATCATTTCATGGCGGTAAGAGTGTTTGAACTAAAGCTGCTGGCCTAATGATATCATATCATGACTCTAAAACTATCTAGGAGAAACATATTCCATCCAGTCAATATCTGTAATAGGTTGACAAAACCAATCAAAATTTCCATTCATAGAACATGAAAGAAAATCAATGCCTAAAAAAAAGGGAAGCAAATCAAGGTGCTGGTTAATCTTACTGATTTTCGAGCAATCTCTTTTGCAACCATAGTTTTACCGGTCCCAGGAGGTCCATAAAATAGCATATTACGGAAGGGTGCCTCATGAGCTTTGGTGTTTGCAGTAGCTCTAGCAAGTTGTTCAATCCTCCTTTTTAGTAAAGGATGGAGGACAATATTCCcaagattatttttattttcagcgAGGGCTGCAGCCCCAGCTCCTGTAGAAAATGCAACAGCTTTGTTCTTTACCCAGGGTATTATCTTGGAACCTGGAAATCTTGCAACAGAGGATTCTCTAATGAGTGACGGCTGCCCCAATAACCTATTAACATAACCCCAGATAACTCTAGCACCTTCCCTGTAAACCAGGTTGGAAAAGAGGGAGAATGATCAGATAGAAGATTAAGCTAAAAATTCGTGAGGTAAACTAAAGAGTAAAAGTAACAGATTTGTATGAGGATCATGTGTAAATGGTTCCAATCTTGCAGGACCGGGTTGACTTTTTCACTTTCACACCTCCCTCTAGTGAAAGAAGGGATGTAGAAAGTTTTTCAAGTCAATATTAAGTGAAGATTTCTGAAcctaaagattaaattaaatgcAAGTATTCTTAGATTTACCTAACTACGAGGTATAATGTGTAATGAGTTCATGAAAGTATCACCTGGTAGTGTAAACTCCCGCAGCTAACGCAGTAGCTCCACCAACAGCCAAAACCAACTTATTGCGATCAGTCAGTAAAATCCTAACACCCCCTGTACAATTCAATCAGAAGTAAATATATAAGGTATCTTGTATGTAACAGATCCAAAATATGAGACCAACACTGCCCCCCCCAACCACCCACCCAAAATGCTAATCTGTTACTTGCTATTGTGCATTCCGAAGTTTCTTAATGCCCCAAATACGTAAACTTTGAGATACATGGATATAAATCCTATCTATCTGGAAAACGGATCCTAAACTAGAATGTAGAAATTGGAAATAAACATTCAGATCCCTGCCAAAAGGAGCCTCGCACGTCCTCTTCTAATTCAGAACAAAATAACCTAATCAGTATAATGAAATTATCACTCCAATGCCATGGGATGAACCCATCACCTgcttatcaattaaaattaaaccgTACCTTCAATATGACTAAATGTCGTGTTAATTGCAGCGAGCCATTTTTCTTTCTCGCCACTAATTCGTTCCATCAGCATTCTGCGATTATGATCTTCAGTCAGCTTTGCTTCATGTGCACGACCCTCAGCCTCTGCCATAGCCTTCACTCGTATGGTTTCCCGCTCAATTTCAGCTCTCTCTTTCTCGGTCTGCCGTTGTTGTGCCTGTATCTGCTCCTCAGTTACTTGTCTTGCTTGTTCTTTTCTTATAGATGATTGTTCTTGCATTCCAACTAACTCAACATTATGTCGCCTTTGTGCTTCGTGATCAGTctacaaaaaataataagataTCAATAACAAAAGCAAAATGCTAACATGCGCGACCAAACTCTTCCATTCTTAACTAACATGCATTTTTCAAGGCAAATCCGGAGAACAAAACTATAACCAAGCCACCTGCATTCTTTTTCTGGCCAACTCATCTTCATAGCGCAGTATCTGTGCCTTTGCCTGTGCTTGCTGTTGGATAAGATTTCTTTGTTCTTCAGCCAATTTCCTTTGTCTCTCCTGCGATTCGAATGAAAGCTAGAGTTAAGCCCCATACaggaggaaaaaaatatatatcgaCCATGTAAAACATACAGACTAGACACCAGGGGCTAACTTGTCAACCAATAATACATTCAGAGAATGtagaaaataaaatcaaaagagCAACCCACATTTCCTTATGCCAGGATGAAACGCTAAACAATTCTAGAAGCATTATATTGTAATAACACAGACAAAAACCTTACTATATCAGCTTGAGATTGAATGACTTCGTAATGGGCCTTTTCAGCGGCCAACTCAGCAAGACGCGCTTGTTCCTGCTTTTTCATCAGCTCAAAAACCTAACCCAGAAAGAACACAGTTAGCAATGAACTTggataattcaaaatttcattgaaCAGTCCCGTTCTTATatacaaaaacaaagaaaccGTAATACTTAATAGTAAATAACTTCGAAGCAAATTGAATTCCAGCACCTCAAATATCCCTCTTCCATTCTTCTTCAAttaccatccacaaacaaacaagaaaattaaacaaattaaacaaaaaacgAATCAACACCTGTTTAGCATTAGGAGAACTATTGATCTCCCGGAGAGCTTTAGCACCTCTCTCCAATGCTTCAGCATCAAATCCAGACTTACTCGGCTCCTCAACAGCGGGTTTAGCGTCTGATTTGTCATCAGAAGACTTATCCTCCTGAGAAGCTTGAGAAGAAGAGAAAGGCGAGAAGCGAAATGGAGAGTCGGCGTAGGCGCGGTTGGCGATCGTGGGCAAGGACGCAGCAGCCGCAGCCATAGCTACGCAGGCGGATAATCTAGAGACAGCCATAAGTTCAGGAAAAATTGAAGCTCTGAAAATTTGGGTTACATAAACTACTGTCAACGAAACCGCTTTAATGCCAATGTAAGAGAAGAGATGTCTTCTTGATCAAGTAAGAACATGGAAGAAAGCTCAAGGTTTTCGATGTCCGGTGCCGAGGTATAAACCTCCGTCTTCTTGCAGTAGCAGAGTCATAGGGTTTAAGAGAGAAAGGGCCAGAAATGGGTCGCCCATAGCGAGCAGAAGAAAAACAAGGCCCAGAATAAATTTCAAAGCATGGGCGGAGGTGGATCTTTACTAAAATCttttcaataaataataataataataataaaggttaaatttaaatttaaatttacgtATAGCAAACCCTTGctgtttatatataattataatctcgttggataattatttatttagattttttaaaattaaacctatattctctcttctttttttttatcaatatttatatttttcttaaatatgagagttgattttttaaccaaaatctatagataaaatgaaaaattttaaaactacatttttttagttttcaaattttcgtttGGTTTTTAAGAATACGGATAGAAAGTAGATGTAAAACAAGAAACAGTATGGGTGTttgtagacttaatttttaaaaattaaaaactaaaaaccaaacgGTTACCAAACCAGACtatgtttgaaatttttaaaattaattgatcaattaaatatagcttataagattaaattatatCAGACGAAACCATGAATTTCTCATTTTGTATTAATAAGCCAATAAATCTAAAAGAATATTGAATAAATCAATGACCTATTTgacaatattatatattttaaaagtcaaaaacttataagatataaatatagaTTTGCAATAATTGACATGTAACTTTAAGGTCGGAATTTCGAATCTCTCTATGTCTCTACCTTACCtaaggaaaaagagagaaaccTAAAGGGCTAAACTTGTACTTGACGGATAATAAACAATCCTATCAaactattaataaaaataataataataataaaaataaaaataaaaaaaaaagtcaaaccaCTTAATAGGACGAtgagtttttttattaaaaaaattacccaATTAAATTATTGGCTAGGaatgttttaattctttaaaatatttcaacttgatccatttttatttgtcaaatattTCAATAGATCAAATAAACTGTAGAGAAGGTATTACACGTAACGAACGTTGCTAATCTACGTAGGGTCATATTGTAGAGCCATATTGTAAGGAATGATTATTTATGTTAATCCCAAAAATACATACATGCATATTTTAAGTCTTTGACAGttgacatggataaatttaaAGAGAAGAGAACCATGAACAAATACCAAGGGATAAACTCAGGTCTTTGTAATATACCTTTCTTCCTTACTCCTGTTATAGGAATTTTACGAGTTCCAATTACAATATATTAggtaaatttatattaatgc
The nucleotide sequence above comes from Benincasa hispida cultivar B227 chromosome 3, ASM972705v1, whole genome shotgun sequence. Encoded proteins:
- the LOC120074716 gene encoding ATPase family AAA domain-containing protein 3, with protein sequence MAVSRLSACVAMAAAAASLPTIANRAYADSPFRFSPFSSSQASQEDKSSDDKSDAKPAVEEPSKSGFDAEALERGAKALREINSSPNAKQVFELMKKQEQARLAELAAEKAHYEVIQSQADIERQRKLAEEQRNLIQQQAQAKAQILRYEDELARKRMQTDHEAQRRHNVELVGMQEQSSIRKEQARQVTEEQIQAQQRQTEKERAEIERETIRVKAMAEAEGRAHEAKLTEDHNRRMLMERISGEKEKWLAAINTTFSHIEGGVRILLTDRNKLVLAVGGATALAAGVYTTREGARVIWGYVNRLLGQPSLIRESSVARFPGSKIIPWVKNKAVAFSTGAGAAALAENKNNLGNIVLHPLLKRRIEQLARATANTKAHEAPFRNMLFYGPPGTGKTMVAKEIARKSGLDYAMMTGGDVAPLGPQAVTKIHQIFDWAKNSRKGLLLFIDEADAFLCERNSTRMSEAQRSALNALLFRTGDQSRDIVLVLATNRPGDLDSAVTDRMDEVIEFPLPGEEERFKLLKLYLNKYLSNQNKATSQQLFSFKKSPQQIIIRDITDDVLQEAAQKTEGFSGREIAKLMASVQAAVYGRPDCVLDSTLLTEIVDYKVTEHHQRLKLAAEGGHPA